One Nerophis ophidion isolate RoL-2023_Sa linkage group LG23, RoL_Noph_v1.0, whole genome shotgun sequence genomic window carries:
- the gadd45gip1 gene encoding large ribosomal subunit protein mL64: MAVTLLSGRTSALYKTIKACLVSRIINLPSDIGTQAASYHAKPLKLNLHRPYIPDKSSEKTPEWQKTAQYDRKLFGRYGSASGVEPASLWPSHAQLDLIVAEEQEWNPSLEVMLENIAAREKAETEKRLAKEQLIAENMAKMPKMVADWRREKRESRKKLKAEKARRQKLLAEARERYGSTMDHRSAKFKEMVDELEKEEKKKNKLLKRRQREELLAVPVTPPVAAS, encoded by the exons ATGGCCGTTACCTTGCTGAGCGGGAGGACGTCGGCGCTTTATAAAACCATTAAGGCGTGTTTAGTCTCCAGAATAATAAACCTCCCGAGCGACATTGGAACGCAAGCGGCGTCGTATCACGCTAAACCTCTCAAACTCAACCTCCATCGCCCATACATTCCGGACAAGAGCAGCGAGAAGACGCCGGAGTGGCAGAAGACGGCGCAGTACGACCGGAAGCTGTTTGGCCGCTACGGCTCGGCGTCGGGGGTCGAACCTGCGTCGCTGTGGCCCAGCCACGCTCAGCTGGACCTCATCGTCGCCGAGGAGCAGGAGTGGAATCCCTCGCTGGAAGTCATGTTGGAGAACATCGCGGCGCGGGAAAAGGCGGAGACGGAAAAGCGCCTCGCGAA AGAGCAGCTCATAGCGGAAAACATGGCCAAAATGCCCAAGATGGTCGCCGACTGGCGCAGAGAGAAGCGCGAATCGAGGAAGAAGCTAAAAGCGGAGAAGGCGCGCCGTCAGAAGTTGCTGGCGGAGGCCAGAGAGCGTTACGGCTCCACGATGGACCACCGCAGCGCCAAGTTCAAGGAAATGGTTGATGAACTCGAAAaggaggagaagaaaaagaacaaaCTGTTGAAGCGCAGGCAGAGAGAAGAGCTGTTGGCTGTTCCGGTCACTCCCCCTGTTGCTGCCTCCTAA